A genomic segment from Nitrospira sp. encodes:
- a CDS encoding AAA+ ATPase superfamily protein YifB/ComM, associated with DNA recombination encodes MLAKVLSAAIVGIEAHLVDVEVDISSGLPQFSIVGLPDATVRESRDRVRAALKNSGFHFPVKKITVNLAPANIKKEGAGLDLAIALGILAAEEIIPCDAVKAHVFVGELSLDGRLKPIPGALSIGAVCRHRHRLLVPAENAGEAALVEGSEVFPIHTLPEAVEFLRGVQVIGPASAVRDGQDIVGSVEDDDFADVKGQAHAKRALEVAAAGGHNLLMMGPPGAGKTMLARRLPGILPLLTQEEALETSRIHSVVGQLSREHPLLCRRPFRAPHHSISEAGLVGGGSMPRPGEVSLAHNGVLFLDEAGEFGRATLDGLRQPLEDGHVTVTRASGSLRFPARFMLVAAMNPCPCGYYGDRTRDCVCGVTQVRRYRSRLSGPLLDRLDLQIEVPAVPILALGDDLPVTDSSAAIRARVMDARTRQAERYRREGISINAQLKPRHLKQYCAVDRAGRELLEQAMARLGFSARAHGRILRVARTIADLAESASIGPSHLAEAIQYRSFDRRVEL; translated from the coding sequence GTGCTGGCCAAGGTCTTGAGTGCCGCGATCGTCGGAATCGAAGCCCATTTGGTTGATGTGGAAGTCGATATCTCGTCCGGCCTTCCACAGTTTTCCATCGTCGGTTTGCCCGATGCCACCGTGCGCGAGAGTCGTGATCGGGTGCGCGCCGCGCTCAAGAACAGCGGTTTTCACTTTCCCGTCAAAAAGATCACGGTGAACCTGGCGCCGGCGAATATTAAGAAGGAAGGAGCGGGACTGGACCTGGCCATCGCGCTCGGCATCCTGGCGGCGGAAGAGATCATTCCCTGTGACGCGGTCAAGGCACATGTCTTTGTAGGAGAGCTCTCGCTCGACGGACGGCTGAAACCGATTCCCGGCGCCCTTTCGATCGGTGCCGTCTGCCGCCATCGTCATCGCCTGTTGGTCCCGGCGGAAAATGCGGGAGAGGCGGCACTGGTCGAAGGTTCGGAGGTATTTCCCATCCATACCTTGCCGGAGGCGGTGGAATTTTTGCGCGGAGTCCAGGTGATCGGTCCTGCTTCGGCGGTGCGTGACGGTCAGGATATTGTCGGATCCGTCGAAGATGACGATTTTGCCGACGTCAAGGGCCAAGCCCACGCGAAACGGGCGCTGGAGGTGGCTGCGGCAGGCGGGCACAACCTGCTCATGATGGGTCCGCCCGGAGCAGGCAAGACCATGTTGGCGCGACGCCTCCCGGGAATCCTGCCTCTGCTCACCCAGGAAGAAGCGCTGGAGACCAGCCGTATCCACAGCGTGGTCGGGCAACTCTCGCGGGAGCACCCGTTGTTGTGTCGGCGGCCGTTTCGTGCGCCTCACCATAGTATTTCAGAGGCAGGCCTCGTCGGCGGCGGGTCCATGCCAAGACCCGGTGAAGTCTCGCTCGCGCATAACGGCGTGTTGTTTCTCGACGAGGCCGGAGAATTCGGGCGTGCGACGCTCGATGGATTGCGCCAGCCGCTGGAGGACGGCCATGTGACCGTCACGCGCGCCAGCGGGTCCTTGCGATTTCCCGCCCGCTTCATGCTCGTGGCCGCGATGAATCCTTGCCCCTGCGGTTATTACGGCGATCGGACCAGGGACTGTGTCTGCGGCGTGACGCAGGTCCGACGGTATCGGAGCCGTCTGTCCGGTCCGCTCTTGGACCGTCTGGATCTTCAGATCGAGGTGCCGGCCGTTCCCATTCTCGCCTTGGGCGACGATCTGCCTGTCACGGACTCGTCGGCGGCGATCAGGGCGAGGGTGATGGACGCCAGGACACGGCAGGCGGAACGGTATCGACGAGAGGGGATCTCCATCAATGCACAATTGAAACCGCGCCATCTGAAGCAGTATTGTGCGGTGGATAGGGCAGGTCGGGAGTTGTTGGAGCAGGCGATGGCCCGATTGGGGTTTTCGGCTCGTGCGCACGGCAGGATCCTTCGCGTGGCAAGGACTATTGCCGATTTGGCCGAGTCTGCTAGTATCGGTCCTTCGCATCTGGCCGAGGCCATTCAATACAGAAGTTTCGATCGCCGAGTGGAATTGTGA
- a CDS encoding Sensory box histidine kinase yields MRLSIFWRLVLTYLVIIGVMTAVNLYALLQIRTLAGLNTEVGSHHHREIDSAKRLLTFFFEQIQSEKKYLAVPAATFLEHCNEASKEFQQVLQSLQAREGSEPEFRLLKEVERLQQTQLALFQTQLAGGVGQSIESATDYDDRRNALAGRMASTLRQYIASHEARIAVGVNESRASSVHAEAMTRQLVVLALLFGLGLAAVASYNILRPLRRLQAAIQEMGQGNFRASLDGQAPRELRELGDTVKWMGAKLQQLDDIKSEFLAHVSHELRTPMASIQEGTHLLLDEIPGPLTQDQRTTLRIMSDSSRRLMSLISTILDLSKMEAGMMEYRFVPTDLRRIAEVSVNKIRLLADAKHVQLLVEAPVERYWVMADGGRVEQVLDNLLSNALKYSPEGAVVKLHMMPRRDEGLLFVSVTDAGPGIPAEEVPHIFDRFYQGRTKTRHASVGSGLGLALAKKIVEAHGGRIWVDSEVGKGTTVRFILRLTKAGVAP; encoded by the coding sequence GTGCGCCTCTCGATTTTTTGGCGGCTGGTCTTGACGTATCTGGTCATTATCGGAGTGATGACCGCCGTCAACCTCTACGCCTTACTTCAAATTCGAACGTTGGCCGGCCTGAATACCGAAGTCGGCTCGCACCATCACCGAGAGATTGACTCCGCCAAGCGGTTACTGACATTTTTCTTTGAACAAATTCAGAGTGAGAAGAAATACCTGGCGGTGCCGGCGGCGACGTTCCTCGAACATTGCAATGAAGCGAGCAAAGAGTTCCAACAAGTGTTGCAAAGTTTACAGGCGCGTGAGGGTTCCGAGCCGGAGTTTCGGTTGTTGAAGGAAGTGGAGCGCCTTCAACAGACGCAACTCGCTCTGTTTCAAACTCAACTCGCAGGAGGAGTCGGGCAATCGATTGAATCGGCGACGGATTACGATGATCGACGAAACGCGCTGGCCGGCCGAATGGCGTCAACCTTGCGACAATACATCGCTTCGCATGAGGCGCGTATTGCGGTCGGTGTGAATGAGTCGCGTGCCAGTTCCGTCCATGCGGAAGCCATGACCAGGCAGTTGGTAGTGCTGGCCTTGTTGTTCGGGCTCGGCTTGGCGGCGGTGGCGAGTTACAATATTCTCCGTCCGCTGCGCCGCCTGCAGGCGGCCATTCAAGAAATGGGGCAGGGAAACTTTCGCGCGTCATTGGATGGGCAGGCGCCGCGCGAACTTCGAGAGTTGGGCGATACGGTCAAGTGGATGGGAGCCAAGCTCCAGCAGTTGGACGATATCAAGAGCGAGTTTCTCGCCCACGTGTCGCATGAACTGCGCACGCCGATGGCGTCCATTCAAGAAGGCACACATCTTTTATTGGATGAAATTCCCGGTCCTCTGACGCAAGACCAACGGACGACATTGCGCATCATGTCCGACAGCAGCCGGCGGTTGATGAGCCTGATTTCGACGATCCTTGATCTGTCGAAAATGGAGGCCGGCATGATGGAATACCGTTTTGTCCCGACGGATCTCCGACGGATCGCCGAGGTTTCGGTCAACAAGATCCGATTGCTGGCTGATGCGAAACATGTGCAGTTGCTGGTGGAGGCGCCTGTCGAACGGTATTGGGTGATGGCCGACGGCGGGCGCGTCGAACAAGTGCTGGACAATCTGCTTTCAAATGCGTTGAAGTACAGTCCCGAAGGGGCGGTGGTGAAATTGCACATGATGCCCCGGCGTGACGAAGGGCTCCTTTTCGTTTCCGTCACGGATGCGGGGCCGGGGATACCGGCCGAAGAAGTGCCGCATATCTTCGACCGGTTCTATCAGGGGCGCACAAAAACGCGGCATGCTTCGGTTGGAAGCGGACTCGGGTTGGCTCTTGCAAAAAAAATAGTGGAGGCCCATGGTGGTCGCATTTGGGTTGACAGTGAAGTGGGCAAAGGAACGACGGTGCGGTTCATTCTGCGTCTGACCAAAGCTGGAGTCGCGCCATGA
- a CDS encoding Pyruvate dehydrogenase (quinone), with amino-acid sequence MSKITVAGLLVETLALAGVKRVYGVAGDSLNGITDSIRQRDAIRWVSVRHEETAAFAAGAEAHLTGCLAVCAGSCGPGNLHLINGLYDAHRSRVPVLAIAAHIPSREIGSGYFQETHPEQLFRECSHFCEMVSHPAQMPRLLEIAVQTALSRRGVSVLVLPGDIALQPAVVSAPRLRLATATPMVRPSDDEIGRLADLLNGARKVTILGGAGCAGAHDQLMDLAGKLQAPIVHTMRGKEFIEYDNPFDAGMTGLLGFASGYYAMMNCETLLMLGTDFPYQQFFPEQATIVQIDIRGEQLGRRTKVDVGLVGDVKTTLAALSPRVGQKRDAGHLKEALRQYQTARQGLDDLASGVPGRKPIHPQYVAKVLNEVAAEDAIFSCDVGTPTLWAARYLTLNGKRRVLGSFTHGSMANALPQAIGAQLSHPDRQVITLSGDGGLGMLMGDLLSLRQLQAPVKLVVFRNDALGFVELEMKAAGFLDFATDLHNPDFAKMAEAAGLLGLTAEAPEQVRPKLLQALHHAGPALVEVLVNRQELVMPPSIELDQMIGFSLYMIKAVLNGRGDEIIDLAKTNVFR; translated from the coding sequence ATGAGCAAGATCACTGTGGCGGGACTATTGGTCGAAACGCTCGCTCTTGCCGGGGTCAAGAGAGTCTATGGAGTCGCCGGGGACTCTCTCAATGGCATCACGGATTCCATCCGCCAACGAGATGCTATCCGATGGGTGTCGGTGCGGCACGAAGAGACGGCGGCGTTTGCCGCCGGAGCCGAAGCGCACTTGACCGGGTGCTTGGCCGTCTGCGCCGGAAGCTGCGGACCGGGCAATCTTCATCTGATCAACGGACTCTATGATGCGCATCGAAGCCGGGTGCCGGTTCTGGCCATCGCCGCTCATATCCCCAGCCGCGAGATCGGCAGCGGCTATTTCCAGGAGACCCATCCCGAGCAGCTGTTTCGTGAGTGTAGTCATTTTTGCGAAATGGTCTCGCATCCGGCGCAGATGCCTCGTCTCCTCGAGATCGCGGTGCAAACAGCGTTGTCACGACGCGGCGTCTCTGTGTTGGTGCTCCCTGGTGACATCGCCTTGCAACCCGCCGTGGTGAGCGCACCACGCCTCCGATTGGCGACCGCCACGCCGATGGTACGTCCATCCGACGATGAGATCGGCCGGTTGGCCGACCTTTTGAATGGGGCGCGCAAGGTCACAATTTTAGGCGGAGCCGGCTGCGCGGGTGCTCACGATCAATTGATGGACCTGGCGGGCAAGCTGCAGGCGCCGATCGTTCACACCATGCGCGGCAAGGAATTCATCGAATACGACAATCCTTTCGACGCCGGCATGACCGGACTGCTCGGCTTCGCTTCCGGCTACTATGCCATGATGAACTGTGAGACGTTGTTGATGCTCGGCACCGACTTCCCCTATCAGCAATTCTTTCCGGAACAGGCCACAATCGTCCAAATCGATATTCGGGGGGAGCAGCTCGGCCGGCGGACCAAAGTGGATGTGGGGCTGGTCGGCGATGTAAAGACCACGCTCGCGGCTCTTTCGCCCAGGGTCGGGCAGAAACGCGATGCCGGCCACCTGAAGGAGGCGCTACGACAGTATCAAACCGCGCGGCAAGGGCTGGACGACCTGGCCTCGGGAGTGCCTGGGCGCAAGCCGATCCATCCACAATATGTCGCCAAGGTGCTGAACGAGGTGGCGGCGGAAGACGCCATTTTCTCCTGCGATGTCGGCACACCGACGCTGTGGGCGGCTCGGTATCTCACGCTGAACGGCAAGCGGAGAGTACTGGGGTCCTTCACGCATGGGTCCATGGCCAATGCACTGCCGCAGGCGATTGGTGCACAGCTGAGCCATCCCGACCGTCAGGTGATCACGCTGTCGGGGGACGGCGGACTGGGCATGTTGATGGGCGATCTGCTGTCGCTTCGGCAACTGCAAGCGCCGGTCAAACTGGTGGTCTTCAGGAACGATGCACTTGGCTTCGTGGAACTTGAAATGAAGGCAGCAGGATTTCTGGATTTTGCTACGGATCTCCACAATCCTGACTTTGCAAAGATGGCCGAGGCGGCCGGGCTGTTGGGGTTGACGGCGGAGGCGCCCGAACAGGTGCGTCCCAAGTTACTCCAAGCGCTCCATCATGCCGGTCCAGCCCTCGTTGAGGTGCTTGTGAACCGACAAGAACTCGTCATGCCGCCGTCCATCGAGTTGGATCAGATGATCGGGTTCAGTCTCTACATGATCAAGGCGGTGCTCAATGGACGGGGCGACGAGATCATCGACCTCGCAAAAACCAATGTATTCCGGTGA
- a CDS encoding Putative sensory histidine kinase YfhA: MEQERILVVDDDEGLLHLLKMRLSAMGFRVTPCTAGSDALVAARQETFDIAITDLRLRAEDGLALTEELLRTQPGLPVIILTAHGSIPNAVEAMRRGAFGYLTKPFDDMELKATLDKALIQQRMGREIQRLKSLVKELYGMENVIARSPAMQRLFQQIAQVADSDATILLTGETGTGKEVLARVLHANSRRSKGPFVALNCAAINETLLESELFGHIRGAFTSAMAAKRGLFQSANGGTIFLDEIAEMSLPMQVKLLRAVQEREVREVGADYATKVDVRIITATNRDLSEAVKAGSFRHDLYYRVSVVPLAIPPLRERKDDIPLLAQHFLKQSVKRSNKDIRGFTPAAMHRLMIYPWPGNVRELENAVEKAVVMSRQDMLSPDLLPTVGASQDITLKPLTEAKEEFERSYLRNVLQMTGGNISRAAQFAGRYRADFYKMLKKYGLHPSMMKGRADADLGDLAEAEEIEDA; the protein is encoded by the coding sequence ATGGAGCAAGAGCGAATACTCGTTGTAGACGATGACGAAGGCCTGTTGCATCTGTTGAAGATGCGGTTGTCGGCGATGGGGTTTAGGGTGACGCCCTGCACGGCCGGGTCTGATGCGCTCGTGGCAGCACGTCAAGAAACGTTTGATATCGCCATCACCGATTTGCGGTTACGGGCTGAGGATGGGCTTGCGTTGACCGAGGAGCTGTTGCGCACACAGCCGGGGCTGCCGGTCATTATTCTCACGGCCCACGGGAGCATTCCCAATGCAGTGGAGGCCATGCGACGTGGGGCCTTCGGTTATTTAACGAAACCGTTTGACGACATGGAATTAAAGGCGACCCTCGATAAGGCACTGATACAGCAGCGTATGGGTCGTGAGATTCAGCGGTTGAAATCGTTGGTGAAGGAGCTGTATGGCATGGAAAATGTCATCGCCCGCAGCCCGGCCATGCAGCGGCTGTTTCAACAGATCGCCCAGGTCGCCGATTCAGATGCCACGATTCTTTTGACCGGGGAAACTGGGACGGGGAAAGAAGTACTGGCTCGCGTGCTGCATGCGAACAGCCGGCGTTCGAAAGGGCCCTTTGTAGCTTTGAATTGTGCGGCCATCAACGAGACGTTGCTTGAAAGTGAACTGTTCGGGCATATCCGCGGCGCCTTCACGAGTGCCATGGCGGCGAAGCGAGGACTGTTTCAAAGCGCGAACGGCGGCACGATTTTTCTGGATGAAATCGCGGAAATGTCGCTGCCGATGCAAGTAAAGCTGCTACGCGCAGTGCAGGAACGGGAAGTCCGCGAGGTCGGAGCCGACTATGCGACCAAAGTGGATGTGCGGATCATTACGGCAACCAATAGAGACTTGAGCGAAGCCGTGAAGGCAGGGTCCTTTCGCCACGACCTATATTACAGAGTCTCCGTCGTGCCCCTTGCCATCCCGCCGTTACGTGAACGTAAGGACGATATTCCGCTTCTCGCACAACATTTTTTGAAGCAAAGTGTGAAACGTTCCAATAAAGATATCCGCGGATTTACACCGGCGGCGATGCACCGATTGATGATCTACCCTTGGCCCGGCAATGTGCGGGAGTTGGAGAATGCCGTTGAAAAAGCCGTGGTGATGTCCAGACAGGACATGCTGTCGCCGGATTTGCTTCCGACGGTCGGCGCGTCGCAGGATATCACGTTGAAGCCGTTGACCGAAGCGAAGGAGGAATTCGAGCGGTCCTATTTACGCAACGTGCTTCAGATGACCGGCGGAAATATTTCTCGGGCGGCGCAATTCGCCGGCCGATATCGAGCCGATTTTTACAAGATGTTGAAGAAATATGGCTTGCATCCGTCTATGATGAAGGGACGTGCCGACGCCGACCTCGGGGATCTCGCCGAAGCGGAGGAGATCGAGGATGCCTAA
- a CDS encoding Chaperone protein ClpB (ATP-dependent unfoldase): MDMNRMTVKLQEALQSASALAMRRGHQGIDVEHLLLALLEQERGIAGSVCEQAGVSPAAVRQAAEQALTKVPQVQGPGAAPGQIHLTPRLGTVLTKAEEQMKELRDEFLSVEHIVLAMVDEGGVFRRLNLTRDRLLTALQQVRGNQRVTSQDPEGTYQALDKYGRDLTQLAGQGKLDPVIGRDDEIRRTIQILSRRTKNNPVLIGEPGVGKTAIVEGLAQRIVKGDVPEGLKQKRVVVLDMGALVAGAKFRGEFEERLKAVLKEIQAAQGQILLFIDELHTVVGAGAAEGAMDAANLLKPMLARGELHLIGATTLDEYRKHIEKDAALERRFQTVLVDQPSVENTISILRGLKERYEVHHGVRIKDAALVAAAKLSNRYIGDRFLPDKAIDLVDEAAARLRTEIDSLPAELDEVSRKVLQLEIEREALKKETDPGSKARLQSIEKELTERNRDLQALKTRWESEKNSVSKLRKIRQQIEEVKQTIERSERAYDLNKVAELRYGELPRLERELELEQQYLGKKQNESRLLKEEVDEEDIAAVVSRWTGIPVTRLVEGEMEKLLKLDELLHRRVVGQEQAVSAVADAVLRARSGIKDPNRPIGSFLFLGPTGVGKTELARALAATLFDDEANLIRIDMSEYMEKHTVARLIGAPPGYVGYEEGGQLTEAVRRHPFSVILFDEIEKAHHDVFNILLQVLDDGRLTDSQGRTVDFKNTVLIMTSNIGSHHILEAQQAGASYETMKTQVTSELRAHFRPEFLNRVDEIVVFHALGNEHLTRIVEIQLERLRARLTERRITLTVTPAALQDLGRRGYDPVYGARPLKRLIQQEIETPMARQLIKGELRDGDTAMVDLKDGRIVIIPTVAP; encoded by the coding sequence ATGGACATGAACCGCATGACCGTGAAACTTCAAGAAGCCTTGCAGAGCGCATCTGCCCTTGCGATGCGCCGGGGACACCAGGGGATCGACGTCGAACATCTGCTGTTGGCCCTCTTGGAACAGGAGAGGGGGATCGCGGGATCGGTATGTGAACAGGCCGGCGTCTCTCCCGCTGCAGTCCGTCAGGCAGCGGAACAAGCGCTGACCAAGGTGCCGCAGGTTCAAGGTCCCGGCGCGGCACCAGGACAAATTCACCTGACTCCCCGCTTAGGCACCGTCTTGACCAAAGCCGAAGAGCAGATGAAAGAGCTGCGCGACGAATTTCTCAGTGTCGAACACATCGTTCTGGCCATGGTGGATGAAGGCGGTGTGTTTCGCCGGCTCAACCTCACGCGCGATCGCCTGCTGACGGCGTTACAACAGGTGCGAGGCAACCAACGAGTGACGAGCCAGGACCCGGAAGGCACGTATCAGGCGTTGGACAAATACGGGCGCGACCTAACGCAACTGGCCGGACAAGGCAAGCTGGATCCGGTCATCGGCCGGGACGACGAAATCAGGCGAACCATTCAGATTCTCTCACGGCGAACGAAAAACAATCCGGTCCTCATCGGCGAGCCCGGCGTGGGCAAGACGGCCATCGTCGAAGGGCTGGCGCAACGGATCGTCAAGGGGGACGTGCCGGAAGGGTTGAAACAGAAGCGCGTCGTGGTCCTCGACATGGGAGCCCTCGTGGCCGGCGCCAAATTTCGCGGCGAATTCGAAGAGCGCTTGAAAGCCGTTCTGAAAGAGATCCAGGCGGCGCAAGGACAGATCCTGCTGTTCATCGACGAATTGCATACTGTCGTGGGAGCAGGCGCCGCAGAAGGGGCGATGGATGCCGCCAATCTGCTCAAACCGATGCTGGCCAGGGGCGAATTACACCTCATCGGCGCCACGACTCTGGACGAATATCGCAAACATATCGAGAAGGATGCCGCGTTGGAGCGCCGCTTCCAAACAGTCTTGGTGGACCAACCGAGCGTGGAGAACACCATTTCGATCCTGCGCGGTTTGAAAGAACGGTACGAAGTGCACCACGGCGTGCGCATCAAAGACGCCGCCCTCGTCGCCGCAGCCAAACTTTCCAACCGATACATCGGCGACCGGTTCCTGCCGGACAAGGCGATCGATCTGGTCGACGAAGCGGCCGCGCGCCTCCGGACCGAGATCGACAGCCTGCCGGCCGAACTCGACGAAGTCTCCAGAAAGGTGCTGCAACTGGAAATCGAACGGGAAGCGTTGAAAAAGGAAACCGACCCCGGCAGCAAGGCACGCCTCCAATCGATTGAAAAGGAACTGACCGAAAGAAACCGCGACCTTCAGGCCTTGAAGACGCGCTGGGAATCCGAAAAGAATTCGGTCAGCAAACTCAGAAAAATCCGTCAGCAGATCGAAGAGGTCAAGCAGACGATCGAGCGGTCGGAACGAGCCTATGATCTGAACAAGGTCGCCGAGCTGCGGTACGGCGAACTGCCGCGGCTCGAACGGGAGCTCGAACTGGAGCAACAGTACCTCGGCAAGAAGCAAAACGAGAGTCGGCTGCTGAAAGAGGAGGTAGATGAAGAGGATATCGCCGCCGTCGTCAGCCGTTGGACCGGGATTCCGGTCACCCGTCTCGTCGAAGGTGAAATGGAGAAACTTCTGAAGCTGGACGAACTCCTGCACCGCCGCGTCGTGGGGCAAGAACAGGCGGTCAGCGCCGTCGCCGACGCCGTGTTACGGGCGCGATCCGGCATCAAGGATCCCAATCGACCGATCGGTTCGTTTCTGTTCCTCGGCCCGACCGGCGTCGGAAAAACGGAATTGGCGCGAGCGCTCGCGGCGACGCTCTTCGACGACGAGGCGAATCTCATCCGCATCGACATGTCGGAATACATGGAAAAACACACGGTGGCGCGACTGATCGGCGCCCCTCCCGGCTACGTCGGATACGAAGAGGGCGGCCAGCTTACCGAAGCGGTGCGCCGGCATCCCTTCTCCGTCATTCTCTTCGATGAAATCGAAAAAGCACACCACGACGTCTTCAATATCCTGTTGCAGGTCCTCGACGACGGACGGCTGACCGATTCTCAAGGTCGCACCGTGGATTTCAAAAACACGGTCTTGATCATGACCTCGAACATCGGAAGTCACCATATCCTGGAGGCCCAACAGGCCGGCGCCTCCTATGAAACGATGAAGACCCAGGTGACCAGCGAATTGCGGGCTCACTTTAGGCCGGAGTTTTTGAACCGGGTGGATGAGATCGTGGTCTTCCACGCCTTGGGAAACGAACACCTGACGCGGATCGTGGAGATTCAATTGGAGCGGTTACGCGCCCGGCTGACGGAGCGACGGATCACGCTGACGGTCACACCGGCGGCGCTCCAGGACCTCGGCCGGCGCGGCTACGATCCGGTCTACGGAGCCAGGCCCTTGAAGCGACTGATTCAGCAGGAGATCGAAACTCCGATGGCGCGCCAACTGATCAAGGGAGAGCTGCGAGATGGCGATACCGCGATGGTCGATCTCAAAGACGGACGGATCGTCATTATCCCGACTGTCGCGCCATAA